ATGATTAGTGCATGATATTCCAATAGAGAGTAAACCATACGTGATGAGAGTGCATGATACTCCAATAGAGAGTAACCCCTATGTGATGAGACTACATGATACTCCAATAGAGAGTAAACCCTACGTGATGAGAGTGCATGATACTCCAATAGAGAGTAAACCATACGTGATTAGTGCATGATACTCCAATAGAGAGTAAACCATACATGATGAGAGTGCATGATACTCCGATAGAGAGTAAACCTTACGTGATTAGTGCATGATACTCCAATAGAGAGTAAACCCTACGTGATGAGAGTGCATGATACTCCAATAGAGAGTAAACCATGATTAGTGCATGATATTCCAATAGAGAGTAAACCATACGTGATGAGAGTGCATGATACTCCAATAGAGAGTAACCCCTATGTGATGAGACTACATGATACTCCAATAGAGAGTAAACCCTACGTGATGAGAGTGCATGATACTCCAATAGAGAGTAAACCATACGTGATTAGTGCATGATACTCCAATAGAGAGTAAACCATACATGATGAGAGTGCATGATACTCCGATAGAGAGTAAACCATACGTGATTAGTGCATGATATTCCAATAGAGAGTAAACCATATGTGATGAGAGTGCATAATACTCCAATAGAGAGTAACCCCTACGTGATGAGACTACATGATACTCCAATAGAGAGTAAAGCCTACGTGATGAGAGTGCATGATACTCCAATAGAGAGTAAACCCTACGTGATGAGAGTGCATGATACTTCAAGCACAAGCTATCACGTGTCATCTCCAGGTAACAATATGTTATAGTGGTGTGCACGTGGTTATGTATGTTACATGATGCCCTATGGTGTGCACGTGGTTATGTATGTTACATGAGGCCCTATGGTGTGCACGTGGTTATGTATGTTACATGAGGCCCTATGGTGTGCACGTGGATAACAATAAGTATAATACATAAGTATGTTACATGAGGCCCTATGGTGTGCACGTGGTTATGTATGTTACATGAGGCCCTATGGTGTGCACGTGGTTATGTATGTTACATGAGGCCCTATGGTGTGCACAGGGTTATGTATGTTACATGAGGCCCTATGGTGTGCACGTGGTTATGTATGTTACATGAGGCCCTATGGTGTGCACAGGGTTATGTATGTTACATGAGGCCCTATGGTGTGCACGTGGTTATGTATGTTACATGAGGCCCTATGGTGTGCACATGGTTATGTATGTTACATGAGGCCCTATGGTGTGCACGTGGTTATGTATGTTACATGAGGCCCTATGGTGTGCACGGGGATATGTATGTTACATGAGGCCCTATGGTGTGCACAGGGTTATGTACGTTTTACATGAGGCCCTATGGTGTGCACGGGGTTATGTACGTTACTTCAGGCCCTAGGGTGTGCACAGGGTTATGTACGTTACTTGAGGCCCTAGGGTGTGCACGGGGTTATGTAAGTTGCACTGGACGATGCTTCTTACAAGCAGTTTGCAATAAAGCATGAGTGCCTTTTGAGATGTGATGTCCACAACCCTAGTACAGAGATTTTATAGCTCAGGTATTGTACGAAGAGTAGGAGGTGAGACCATCAATTTTTATTTGCTAATGCAGCTGTTCTCTTTTTTAGCTATTAATTCATATTAAATCTTTGCCATCACCTATACATCATGAATAGTGGTCACAATGTAACTATAAGAATAGAATTCTGTTATGTGTAAGCAAAAACACTAATTGAATAGTCTTTCTCCTATTAACTGTGTATTTGTTCTAGTCTTCTGTATTTCCCGAGATCCATAGTTATGGTCTAAACCACTTGAATGGTCTGGGTGCTTTCAATGCTATATGTTTTCTGTTTTTATAGTGTACCTCATCTCACTTTGTTAAATTTTCCGACAGATGAATCTTCCAAGAGTGAGATGTTTGAAGAAAACTTCACAGCAATGTGTTCTTCTCAAAGTATGACACGAGATGGTATAGATCTGTCCCCAATGGGTCAAGGAGGAGATTTAGAAAAAAGCCCAAATCATGCATTTGTTATATTGGAGGAAGGACAAAACACCTTTACTTTAACAAAAGAAAAACCATATGTTTGCCTTGATTGTGATATGAGTTTCCCTAAACGGTCAAAACTTGTTGAACACCAGAGACGTCATACCGGAGAAAAACCCTATATTTGTATCGAATGTGGCAATTGCTTTCGTCTGAAATCGTTGCTAGATGTGCACCGCAGAACTCACACTGGAGAGAAGCCGTATGTTTGCCCTGAGTGCGGGAGAGGTTTTTCTCAACGATCCAATCTGATTAAACACCACAGAATCCATACGGGAGACAAGCCATATGTTTGTCAGATATGTGGGAAAGACTTCCGTACAGGGTCACAGCTTATTACTCATCACAAAATACATACAGAAGATAAACCATATGTTTGCCAGAAATGCGGCAAAGGCTTCTCTTATAAGTCATGTCTGAAGATACACAATATAACTCATACAAAGGAGAAGCCACATGTGTGCTCAAAGTGTGGAAAGAGCTACTTCAACAAATCAAGTTTAGTTGTACATGAGAGGACTCATACTGGAGAAAAGCCATATGTTTGTTCGAAATGTGGGAAAGGTTTTACTAAAAGGTCTCGTTTGGTTAAACACCAAATAATCCATACAGGTGAGAAGCCATATGCTTGCTCTGTTTGTGGCAAAGGCTTTACAAACAAATCATATCTGTTTAAACATTCTAGAGCTCATGCAGAAGATCAGCCTTGTATTTGTCCTCAGTGTGGGAAAACATTCCCTGACAAAACCACTTTTGTTAGACATCAAAGTACTCATAAAGCACAAAAGCCCTTTGTTTGTCAAGAATGTGGAAAAGGCTTCTCAGAAAAGGCCTCTTTAGTTAGACATGAAAATGCTCACAAAGGCGAGAAACCTTATCTTTGCCAGGAATGTGGGAAAGGTTTCACAAAGAAGTCTCATTTAGTTAAGCACAATAGAATTCATACAGGTGAGAAGCCATTTGTTTGCCCTATATGTGGGAAAGGTTTCTCTGACAAGTCCTATCAGATTAAGCACTCTAAAACTCATGTAGAAGAGAAGCCACATATTTGCCCCGAGTGTGGTAAAGCCTTTGCTAAACTTCAGAGTTTAATTAGACACCAAAGTGCGCATAATCTGGAGAGGCGACATGTTTGCCAGGAGTGTGGAAAAGCCTTTTCTGAAAAGTCACATTTAGTCAGACATCAacgaattcacacaggagaaaagccacaTGTTTGCCAAGAATGTGGAAAATCCTTCTCACAGAGGTCACACTTAGTTAAACACCAAAGAACTCACACAAAGGAGAAGTTATGCGAGTGATGATTTTATAAAATACTTAGTAACACAATGCTCAGCATATGATCATCTCTGATATTGGTTGTGATGTATATCTGCCATCTCTAAAGAGCCCCAGACGTGGAAGAGATGGTTCCTTTCTCATTTAGGGTTAATAATCCTTATTTTTATGTCAGCAATCCCATCCTAATGAACTTGTTTCTAACTTTACTGTAACATGTATTGTACAAACAGCTCTGTACACTCTGAAGTCAGCAGTTATTCACCTGGGTCCATAAAGAGTGTGGCTGTGGTGACCACTTAGTGACCATCCTGTTTATAGGCTCTCGTGTTATGGAGTGAATTACGTTGCTGTCAGCATTTGGTAGGGATTTTGTTTTAGGTGTTTTTCCTTGAATTGTAATTCAGCATGATGACTTTTTGGAGCAGATATACCAAACACTTATTAAGCAGCATGTTACACAATATAAAGTGCAATAGCTATTAACAACCAGCCATTTTAGTTTCCAAGCTAAACATTCTTTTAATCATGTTCACTATGAGAGTTTggaacaatgttaaaaaaaaaaatcacactagaTTCCAATGTTGCCCTATATGAGGTGAATATAATACCagtaatataaaacatatataaatttcACCCAGTTTATAGACCCCTAATTGTTACATCACACTCAGTGCGCTCAGTTTAGGATGTAATGAACCTCAATCAAGTTTAATTGGAAGAATAGGAAATTGAGAACAAGTCCAGTatgagatgatgatgatgatttaagtatttaaccttaaagggaaagtaaacgccaataatgttattgtttaaaaagatagatcatcccccttttattacccattccccagttttgcataaccaacagttatattaatatactttttacctctgtatttcagtgctatttacaaacttgcgtTTCAgacaataagtgctgactcataaataactccactggagtgagaacactaatctatatggcacacagcgCTGTTTAGATTTGAAAAGCTAATAAATGCTCTGAGATAACAGgcggtctgcaggggcttagaaatcagtttatgagctttTAACAAAGAAGATAAAGtgagtttgatgataaaagtaaattgcacaagttgtttaaagggacagtcttgttaaaattaaacctttatgattcagatagggcagtcattttaaaaaatttccaatttacttttatcatcaattttgctttgttctcttggtattctttgttgaaagcttagcctaggtagactcatatgctaatttctaagccctcgaaggctgcctcttatctcagtgcattttgacagtttttcacagacaaATTCTAGTttaggtgtgccatatagataactgtgctcattcATATGCActgcagctagacagcgctagttcatgtatgccatatagataacattgtgctcacaaccggggagttatttaaaagtcagcattgattggttaaaatgcaagtctgtcaaaggaactgaaataatgggcttaaaaagtatattaagggacactaaactctatatttcttttttcatgattcagagcagcaattttaagcaactttctaatctactcctattatcaatttttcttccttctcttggtatctttatttgaaaagcaggaacgtaagcttaggagccggctacaTTTTACCCACGAATCCGAAagaactacccaggtgctgaacctaaaattggccggctcctaagcttatgttcctgcttttcaaataaagataccaaaagagtgaagaaaaattgataataggaataaattagaaagttgcttaaaacttctgctctatctgaatcatgaaagaaaaaaattgggtttactatccctttaatataactgtgttggtatatatatatatatatatatatatatatatatatatatatatatatatatatatatatatatataattatctgtttttaaactataacaattctgacgtagactgcccctttacaattgtgtgccctatctgaattattaaagttaaatttttactttactgtccctttaaataataatacgTGCTCAAACAGGTTATATTATCAGACAATGTCTACATTAATGACACTATCTTTTCAAATCAAATCTAAAATGCACTAGAAAAACACTATTTGGGAAAATGTACATCTTTTTTCTGATAGAATGAATCAGGTACGTGCTCTGATATACATCAGGTACTCGGTGACAGACATCTAGTCTGCCAGACTAGCGTAGATCACTATGTGAGTCCTGTACAGTCTGCCAGACTAGCGTAGATCACTATGTGGGGCCTGTACAGTCTGCTAGAGTAGATCACTACGTGAGGCCTGTACAGTCTGCCAGACTAGAGTAGATCACTACGTGGGCCTGTGCAGTCTGCCAGACTAGAGTAGATCACTACGTGGGCCTGTGCAGTCTGCCAGACAAGAGTAGATCATTAGGTGGGGCCTGTACAGTCTGCCAGACTAGAGTAGATCACTACATGAAGCCTGTGCAGTCTGCCAGACTAGAGTAGATCACTACGTGGGGCCTGTACAGTCTGCCAGACTAGAGTAGATCACTACATGAGGCCTGTAAGTCTCCCAGACTCCAAACTAGAGTAGATCACTACATGAAGCCTGTACAGTCTGCCAGACTAGAGTAGATCACTACATGAAGCCTGTGCAGTCTGCCAGACTAGAGTAGATCATTACATGTGGCCTGTACAGTCTGCCAGACTAGAGTAGATCACTACATGAAGCCTGTGCAGTCTGCCAGACTAGAGTAGATCATTACATGTGGCCTGTACAGTCTGCCAGACTAGAGTAGATCACTACATGAAGCCTGTGCAGTCTGCCAGACTAGAGTAGATCACTATGTGGGGCCTGTACAGCCGGTCTTCCAGACTAGAGTAGATAACTATGTGAGGCCTGTGCAGTCTGCCAGACTAGAGTAGATCACTACGTGGGGCTTGTACAGTCTGCCAGACTAGAGTAGATCACTACATGATGCCTGTAAGTCTCCCAGACTAGAGTAGATCACTACATGGGGCCTGTACAGTCTGCTAGAGTAGATCACTGAGGCCTGTATAGTCTACCAGGCTAGAGTAGGTCACTATGTGGGGCCTATACAGTCTGCCAGACTAGAGTAGGTCACTACGTGGAGCCTATACAGTCTCCAAGACAAGTAGATCACTACGTGGGGCCTGTACAGACTGCCAGACTAGAGTAGATCACTACATGGGGCCTGTACAGCAGGTCTGCCAGACTAGAGTAGATTACAACATGAGGCCTGTACAGCTGGCCAGACTAGAGTAGATCACTACGTGGGGCCTGTACAGCCGGTTTGCCAGACTAGAGTAGATCACTATGTGAGGCCTGTACAGTCTGCCAGACTAGAGTAGATCACTGTGTGGGGCCTGTACAGCCGGTCT
This genomic stretch from Bombina bombina isolate aBomBom1 unplaced genomic scaffold, aBomBom1.pri scaffold_485, whole genome shotgun sequence harbors:
- the LOC128644384 gene encoding zinc finger protein 84 isoform X2 — encoded protein: MDIQQVTDADESSKSEMFEENFTAMCSSQSMTRDGIDLSPMGQGGDLEKSPNHAFVILEEGQNTFTLTKEKPYVCLDCDMSFPKRSKLVEHQRRHTGEKPYICIECGNCFRLKSLLDVHRRTHTGEKPYVCPECGRGFSQRSNLIKHHRIHTGDKPYVCQICGKDFRTGSQLITHHKIHTEDKPYVCQKCGKGFSYKSCLKIHNITHTKEKPHVCSKCGKSYFNKSSLVVHERTHTGEKPYVCSKCGKGFTKRSRLVKHQIIHTGEKPYACSVCGKGFTNKSYLFKHSRAHAEDQPCICPQCGKTFPDKTTFVRHQSTHKAQKPFVCQECGKGFSEKASLVRHENAHKGEKPYLCQECGKGFTKKSHLVKHNRIHTGEKPFVCPICGKGFSDKSYQIKHSKTHVEEKPHICPECGKAFAKLQSLIRHQSAHNLERRHVCQECGKAFSEKSHLVRHQRIHTGEKPHVCQECGKSFSQRSHLVKHQRTHTKEKLCE
- the LOC128644384 gene encoding zinc finger protein 84 isoform X1, producing the protein MTMADNQTLEMSGIPEISNSGRQDEHPDNVSLSEEGEDEKEEMDIQQVTDADESSKSEMFEENFTAMCSSQSMTRDGIDLSPMGQGGDLEKSPNHAFVILEEGQNTFTLTKEKPYVCLDCDMSFPKRSKLVEHQRRHTGEKPYICIECGNCFRLKSLLDVHRRTHTGEKPYVCPECGRGFSQRSNLIKHHRIHTGDKPYVCQICGKDFRTGSQLITHHKIHTEDKPYVCQKCGKGFSYKSCLKIHNITHTKEKPHVCSKCGKSYFNKSSLVVHERTHTGEKPYVCSKCGKGFTKRSRLVKHQIIHTGEKPYACSVCGKGFTNKSYLFKHSRAHAEDQPCICPQCGKTFPDKTTFVRHQSTHKAQKPFVCQECGKGFSEKASLVRHENAHKGEKPYLCQECGKGFTKKSHLVKHNRIHTGEKPFVCPICGKGFSDKSYQIKHSKTHVEEKPHICPECGKAFAKLQSLIRHQSAHNLERRHVCQECGKAFSEKSHLVRHQRIHTGEKPHVCQECGKSFSQRSHLVKHQRTHTKEKLCE